The following proteins come from a genomic window of Sebastes fasciatus isolate fSebFas1 chromosome 6, fSebFas1.pri, whole genome shotgun sequence:
- the LOC141769900 gene encoding uncharacterized protein LOC141769900 translates to MSPKPSQATVRTTMPEYESTQSEAVSLVNKPSAREVARKDSVGIALVVEPTPLDSTCQKQPQTLIPVQKRQTLDRNIVPVLHEPLPSCMTVQCYSVSVTNGVSQSIIQPYPFSTAPANSVNDTLDMSTKACISDTVLNYSDPVSLVRTRPSRFAYSQRDYVGVPLIVETHPSQDQPRRKQTHVGPQEQVQQGFVHSGSREIDQRPSAPANSIKSFLDMSPKPQQQQKQSETAPDALSTEAVSLVRNTATVTMNGSDGVPLIEEQCAHQQGIHALSGVNTTETLHRQISTYHSNEVFSGTRTTYKDTHQQNKPVDFSAKDSLNTTNITCSYTEPEDGQPMNFTNNKVKAEMFERGQTGRQLQTKTIRGIVDLTLDPQNKTTIIGLQDVKDLSFPHVSSLCQSNLYNQQQYMPPPTSKEVREDAAFSQTQKSLQSMEYSTDKQATTPYHPHYRRQSEMGLNSAPMNTSVSSLVPIQGKIQPLQNLAPQAMQDYASATFSLNCAYQQVEYKKPDQLPPNIPQLQTQHSVPQQQYQQPGVEIGWTSSIAGSQPKAPKLQRQDTTVQHDMTFRPKILIKQPTVESYGSIEEYPSNSGTMTSNGEALPPFSTQQLYGSSQPAPTPQSLPTSVIQQAHDRHRTHPSLQSFDVQPLQSSATTDYYTKEPLQLSKQPDPSQCPITVQQFQTQTVSTSTVAPILHVSEVSAVATQPTTKHGPMPVKQVKSSYLNQGSGAEMQGPEVPPTPAERTSVKGLISLYSGSSSQPFVSTKPVAVMPHHTQTVSIPVDHRVQVTPTQTPAPETPVVKIPESLNLSPQVPVVSSSLASSPSELSNNQTELAQAPSLIIESQYKGQSSVSSGVSPQTSPMISPMVSPSNKSPMHGFKSISQDCQQPLETLNASPARETPGSVELSETLSEVTSKAITKEVITDNMALSESGMSQQQNSEETKQTISTESVNVNTGFGEVSTVANIPQEKICHPTSIYIGINYSKVPPVDTEIGPDETKPYIRLPHIFVSAATPEEEKIEHEFKPELPEVSASEDTTLIAVTLPDCKDSLPADIVAQSDIPEDARATEICSTEAFIESEQAKTYSPEHILTKKSSTIDATLSEAEVKAETTEAYEPPLELSSKDITITAPDITPLEVVKPLAAAPKGTETLEELAHRAKSTTSDVVLPEEVQTLEKLSLKEVSSASDAKSPEGVQQLHEKTERDVSLSSPESSPVKPCTEEITASKEESLAVKVDQPEAEQPNEQPGKGLFSMFSGPTATPQQTASQTGLSILGGILPGSSTKDTPGTGLLSMLGGSNAPSSPGSKDPPPLSTSQETQGKGLFSMFGGSSSQPPSGPRGPTVGSVRPRGPPPKEPPGKGLFSMFGSSAPQQPPSPRGHPVESATPRRPSTGSSIFGGILPGSTTNKETPGAGLFSKFGGLSAQSQTGPRIPPPGPTVTQPGSRGSEPPGKGLFSMFGGQNQQESEAHPVASNPPESEGGFKVSSVFSLGGSSDGNKSKTGFGLFGMSFMEETKTEPETIVSEQVKPMDTKDFSKQAKDHLVEAIENVPSEPPSTSLVKVELQVEQACQDGQDSTLDTNNDTTENSVPLTDPHLEMDKIATMQQHLSYDENASVVVEASITDTPNVTGNLLEKETPQIVKLVSEEQSDIQNEYKEIKDTADIKKEVAESETDTFEIKSTGDETAISAIKSPFEKTDDMQMKSVMDYTDKNTSSDMVGVGHGEAVVEGEITIPDVEKQTEEPLKVAGKEQTAVADVEKSTEEPLKKDEEQTAVADVEKSTKEPLKINEEQTAVADVEKSTEEPLKIVDEDRTAVADVGKSTEEPLKIVDEERTAVADVDQLTKEPLEVIGDEQAYIADVEKSTEEATVADSVIAVTEKPTAESVMSAVTTETAVSESEKSIEEDLKSTSDETTKEPIEAKLELAEATKEPAHGLEKPVESNNSVAVVSSSEEEKTVGTNSPEIMTSQAVGPLKDPSLGPASPPPQQQPRPGMARPPCPPGQRMGAPRMGGPRMGGPRMAGPRMAGPRMAGPRQPGPQKPPEPAPFSGFMSMFSTPNAPSKSSAVGGFFSSSPGSLFGSSPAPRQPQQQQQQQQQQQKSSFFGLPSSMATESLTSDLFGIFKGPETTKSEEPPQSGTESESTEKTDTEKTPLSGDGHVKSPEDSEAPEKGLMEEAERTDKTEAEVSSLTESTMKAAFPEKEAGDDEHTGHVVGTGSAVSDKAAPPPAPESKGMFEIPGLTAPKFGSLFSTTPSPATGTTPQPQQTDGGLFSGFKSLSAGIFNDEKPTGKEEPSSMFGMKLGSMFGNSDPPKPESTPQVVTAQPQSESPKPTDEFCEPESEKLSPGSEETGSADASDTEGPTDTSKTGSCDTLAQSPQSGLPSHSVSLAEDMDKPQLKITPWEVDKSETPDTVHADMGTGQPKDLLTKEAVKRLVQFV, encoded by the coding sequence ATGTCACCCAAGCCATCCCAAGCCACAGTGAGAACAACAATGCCAGAATATGAGTCTACTCAAAGTGAAGCAGTTTCGCTTGTCAACAAGCCAAGTGCAAGAGAAGTTGCCAGAAAAGATTCTGTTGGTATCGCCCTGGTAGTTGAACCAACACCACTGGACTCAACGTGCCAGAAGCAACCTCAAACATTGATCCCTGTACAAAAACGACAAACCCTGGATAGAAACATTGTCCCTGTTCTGCATGAACCACTTCCCAGCTGTATGACAGTGCAATGCTACAGTGTAAGTGTGACCAATGGTGTGTCACAGTCTATTATCCAACCTTATCCATTCTCTACAGCTCCAGCAAACTCTGTGAACGACACATTAGATATGTCAACAAAGGCATGTATATCGGACACAGTGCTGAACTATTCAGATCCAGTATCACTGGTAAGGACAAGGCCATCAAGATTTGCATATTCTCAAAGAGATTATGTTGGTGTTCCACTAATTGTGGAAACACACCCCTCCCAGGACCAACCTAGAAGGAAACAAACACATGTAGGACCACAAGAACAGGTGCAACAAGGATTTGTGCATAGTGGATCTCGAGAAATAGATCAAAGACCATCAGCACCTGCCAACTCCATCAAAAGCTTCCTAGATATGTCTCCCAAACCACAGCAACAGCAGAAACAATCTGAAACTGCTCCAGATGCCTTGTCAACTGAAGCTGTGTCATTGGTCAGAAACACGGCAACTGTAACAATGAATGGTTCTGATGGTGTACCACTCATAGAGGAGCAATGTGCACATCAACAAGGAATACATGCCTTGAGTGGAGTCAACACAACTGAGACACTGCACAGGCAGATATCTACCTACCACAGTAATGAGGTCTTTTCTGGCACAAGGACCACCTACAAGGACACACACCAACAAAATAAGCCAGTGGACTTCTCTGCAAAAGATAGCCTAAATACAACTAACATTACATGTAGTTATACTGAACCAGAGGATGGACAGCCCATGAATTTCACCAATAACAAAGTAAAGGCAGAAATGTTTGAAAGAGGGCAGACTGGAAGGCAATTGCAAACGAAAACAATACGGGGTATTGTTGACCTAACTTTGGATCcccaaaacaaaactacaattatCGGTCTTCAAGATGTGAAAGATCTATCCTTTCCTCATGTGTCTTCTCTCTGTCAGAGTAATCTTTACAATCAGCAGCAATATATGCCTCCACCCACTTCTAAGGAAGTCAGAGAAGATGCAGCATTTTCTCAAACTCAGAAGTCACTACAATCTATGGAATATTCCACTGATAAACAGGCCACCACCCCTTACCACCCACATTACAGAAGGCAGTCAGAAATGGGATTGAACTCTGCCCCAATGAATACTTCAGTTTCCTCTTTGGTGCCTATTCAAGGGAAGATACAGCCTCTTCAGAATTTAGCTCCCCAGGCTATGCAGGACTATGCATCTGCTACATTCTCACTAAACTGTGCATATCAACAGGTTGAATACAAGAAGCCTGATCAATTGCCTCCAAACATACCTCAGCtgcaaacacaacattcagtcccACAACAGCAATACCAACAACCTGGTGTGGAAATTGGTTGGACTTCATCCATTGCTGGATCTCAACCAAAAGCTCCAAAGTTGCAAAGACAAGATACAACTGTTCAGCATGACATGACCTTTAGGCCCAAGATTCTTATCAAGCAGCCAACTGTAGAAAGCTATGGGAGCATTGAGGAATACCCATCAAATAGTGGAACAATGACTAGTAATGGAGAGGCATTGCCTCCTTTTTCCACCCAGCAACTGTATGGTAGCTCCCAACCTGCTCCTACCCCACAGTCTTTGCCTACTTCAGTTATTCAGCAAGCACATGATAGACACAGAACTCATCCTTCTCTACAGTCTTTTGACGTACAGCCATTGCAGAGCAGTGCAACAACCGACTATTATACAAAAGAACCTCTTCAACTCTCAAAACAACCTGATCCAAGCCAATGCCCTATCACTGTTCAGCAATTTCAGACACAAACTGTATCCACAAGTACTGTGGCTCCAATTCTACATGTATCAGAGGTTAGTGCAGTTGCAACCCAACCCACCACAAAACATGGCCCAATGCCTGTAAAACAAGTAAAGAGTAGTTATCTGAACCAGGGCTCTGGAGCTGAAATGCAAGGACCAGAGGTACCTCCAACACCAGCAGAACGTACCTCTGTTAAGGGTTTGATTTCATTATATAGTGGTTCAAGTTCACAACCCTTTGTCAGTACAAAACCAGTTGCTGTTATGCCCCACCACACTCAGACTGTGTCTATACCTGTGGACCACAGAGTGCAAGTTACTCCAACACAGACTCCTGCCCCAGAAACCCCTGTTGTTAAAATACCGGAGTCACTTAATTTAAGCCCACAGGTGCCTGTTGTGTCAAGTTCTCTTGCTTCCTCACCATCTGAATTATCCAACAATCAGACAGAGTTGGCTCAGGCGCCATCACTAATTATTGAATCACAATACAAAGGACAAAGTTCAGTGTCAAGTGGTGTGAGCCCTCAAACATCCCCAATGATATCACCTATGGTCTCTCCCTCCAACAAGTCACCAATGCATGGTTTCAAGTCTATTTCTCAAGACTGTCAGCAACCACTGGAAACACTAAATGCAAGCCCAGCAAGAGAGACGCCGGGTTCAGTAGAACTTTCAGAAACATTGTCAGAGGTTACATCTAAAGCAATTACCAAAGAGGTTATAACAGATAACATGGCTTTATCTGAATCAGGCATGTCACAGCAGCAAAATTCAGAAGAAACCAAACAAACTATATCCACAGAATCTGTGAATGTCAACACTGGATTTGGTGAGGTCTCTACTGTAGCTAACATACCACAGGAGAAAATCTGCCATCCAACGTCAATCTACATTGGCATTAATTACTCAAAGGTACCTCCTGTTGATACAGAAATCGGACCAGATGAGACGAAACCTTATATCAGACTACCACATATATTTGTCTCAGCAGCAACACCAGAAGAAGAGAAAATTGAACATGAGTTCAAGCCTGAACTGCCAGAAGTCAGTGCTTCTGAAGATACCACCCTCATTGCAGTAACACTACCAGACTGTAAGGATTCTTTACCTGCTGATATTGTTGCACAGTCTGATATACCTGAGGATGCAAGGGCTACAGAAATCTGTAGCACAGAAGCATTCATTGAATCAGAGCAGGCTAAGACCTATTCACCAGAGCACATCCTGACAAAGAAAAGCTCAACCATAGACGCTACCCTCTCAGAAGCTGAAGTAAAAGCAGAGACAACTGAGGCTTATGAGCCGCCACTTGAGCTGTCTTCTAAGGACATAACAATAACAGCTCCAGACATAACACCACTTGAAGTAGTTAAACCTCTGGCAGCAGCACCAAAAGGTACTGAAACTCTTGAAGAGTTAGCCCACAGGGCTAAAAGCACAACTTCAGATGTTGTATTGCCTGAAGAAGTTCAGACACTTGAGAAGTTATCACTGAAAGAAGTATCTTCTGCCTCAGATGCAAAATCTCCTGAAGGTGTTCAACAGCTTCATGAAAAAACTGAGAGGGATGTCTCCTTATCTAGCCCTGAGTCCAGTCCTGTCAAACCTTGCACAGAGGAAATCACAGCCTCCAAGGAGGAGAGTTtagctgtcaaagttgatcaGCCTGAGGCAGAACAACCTAATGAGCAACCAGGAAAAGGCTTATTTTCTATGTTTAGTGGCCCCACTGCAACCCCACAGCAGACAGCCTCCCAAACTGGATTATCAATACTTGGTGGCATTCTTCCTGGGTCATCCACCAAAGACACTCCTGGTACAGGGTTACTCTCAATGTTGGGTGGGTCAAATGCCCCATCTTCACCTGGATCCAAAGACCCACCACCACTATCAACCTCACAAGAGACCCAAGGAAAAGGCTTATTCTCTATGTTTGGTGGATCTAGTAGTCAGCCACCATCTGGCCCAAGAGGTCCAACTGTTGGAAGTGTGCGACCCAGAGGTCCTCCACCCAAAGAACCTCCGGGCAAAGGCCTATTTTCCATGTTTGGTTCATCTGCACCTCAGCAGCCACCCAGTCCCAGAGGTCACCCTGTGGAAAGTGCCACACCAAGAAGACCTTCCACTGGATCTTCTATATTTGGTGGCATCCTCCCAGGTTCTACTACAAATAAAGAAACTCCTGGTGCAGGTTTGTTTTCCAAGTTTGGAGGTCTTAGTGCCCAGTCCCAAACTGGACCTAGAATACCCCCACCAGGACCAACAGTTACACAACCAGGATCCAGAGGTTCAGAGCCCCCAGGAAAAGGACTTTTCTCCATGTTTGGTGGACAAAACCAGCAAGAATCAGAAGCACATCCCGTAGCTTCTAACCCACCTGAATCAGAGGGTGGTTTCAAAGTTTCCTCTGTGTTTTCACTTGGCGGGAGTTCTGATGGTAACAAATCTAAAACTGGGTTTGGCCTATTTGGAATGTCTTTTATGGAGGAAACCAAGACAGAGCCGGAAACAATTGTCTCGGAACAAGTGAAGCCCATGGACAcaaaagatttttcaaaacaAGCAAAGGATCACCTTGTTGAGGCCATCGAAAATGTACCTTCTGAGCCTCCTTCTACATCATTAGTTAAGGTGGAACTCCAAGTAGAGCAGGCATGCCAAGATGGTCAAGATTCAACCTTGGACACCAATAATGATACCACTGAAAATTCTGTTCCCCTAACAGATCCACATCTGGAGATGGACAAAATAGCCACAATGCAACAACACCTTTCTTATGATGAAAATGCCTCTGTTGTGGTTGAAGCTTCTATCACAGACACACCAAATGTGACTGGTAATTTACTAGAGAAAGAGACACCTCAAATTGTAAAGCTAGTAAGTGAAGAACAGTCAGACATCCAAAatgaatataaagaaataaaagatacAGCAGATATTAAGAAAGAAGTTGCTGAATCAGAAACAGATACTTTTGAAATTAAGAGCACAGGTGATGAAACTGCCATTTCTGCCATCAAAAGCCCATTTGAAAAAACTGATGATATGCAAATGAAAAGTGTTATGGATTATACGGACAAAAACACAAGTTCAGATATGGTTGGCGTGGGACATGGGGAAGCTGTTGTTGAGGGGGAGATAACAATTCCAGACGTAGAAAAACAAACCGAGGAGCCACTGAAAGTTGCTGGTAAAGAGCAAACAGCAGTTGCAGATGTGGAAAAATCAACTGAGGAGCCTTTGAAAAAAGATGAAGAACAAACAGCAGTTGCAGATGTGGAAAAATCAACTAAGGAGcctttgaaaataaatgaagaacAAACAGCAGTTGCAGATGTGGAAAAATCAACTGAGGAGCCTTTGAAAATAGTTGATGAAGATCGAACAGCAGTTGCAGATGTGGGAAAATCAACTGAGGAGCCTTTGAAAATAGTTGATGAAGAACGAACAGCAGTTGCAGATGTGGACCAATTAACTAAGGAACCTTTGGAAGTTATTGGTGATGAACAAGCTTATATTGCAGATGTGGAAAAATCTACTGAAGAGGCAACTGTAGCTGATTCAGTGATAGCAGTTACAGAGAAACCTACTGCAGAATCTGTGATGAGTGCAGTTACAACAGAGACTGCAGTTTCAGAATCAGAAAAGTCTATTGAAGAGGACTTGAAATCCACATCTGATGAGACCACAAAGGAACCAATTGAGGCTAAACTAGAGCTTGCAGAAGCTACTAAAGAACCTGCACATGGATTAGAGAAACCTGTTGAAAGCAATAATTCTGTTGCGGTGGTCTCATCATCagaagaggaaaaaactgtTGGTACCAACTCACCAGAAATCATGACATCTCAAGCTGTGGGGCCTTTGAAAGATCCGTCATTGGGACCTGCTAGTCCTCCACCACAGCAACAGCCCAGGCCAGGCATGGCCAGGCCACCTTGTCCACCAGGACAAAGAATGGGTGCACCAAGGATGGGAGGACCACGGATGGGGGGCCCAAGAATGGCAGGACCAAGAATGGCTGGACCAAGAATGGCTGGACCAAGACAGCCAGGACCACAGAAGCCCCCTGAACCAGCTCCATTTTCTGGCTTTATGTCTATGTTTTCTACCCCAAATGCCCCAAGTAAATCATCAGCTGTTGGTGGATTTTTTTCAAGCTCACCTGGTTCACTTTTTGGATCATCACCTGCTCCTCGTcagccacaacaacaacagcaacaacaacaacaacaacagaaaagctCATTTTTTGGACTTCCAAGCAGCATGGCTACAGAATCCCTTACCAGTGACCTATTTGGTATATTCAAAGGTCCTGAAACAACAAAATCAGAGGAACCTCCACAGTCTGGCACAGAGTCTGAGAGCACTGAAAAGACAGATACAGAGAAGACACCTTTATCTGGAGATGGACATGTTAAAAGCCCTGAGGACTCTGAGGCCCCTGAAAAAGGATTAATGGAGGAGGCAGAACGAACAGACAAAACAGAAGCTGAAGTAAGTTCTCTGACTGAGTCCACCATGAAAGCTGCTTTCCCTGAAAAAGAAGCAGGGGATGATGAGCATACTGGGCATGTAGTGGGGACAGGTTCTGCAGTGTCTGACAAAGCTGCACCACCCCCAGCTCCTGAATCAAAGGGCATGTTTGAAATACCTGGTCTGACTGCTCCTAAATTTGGATCCCTTTTCTCCACCACTCCATCTCCAGCCACTGGTACAACACCACAGCCACAACAGACAGATGGTGGTCTCTTTTCTGGTTTTAAAAGCCTTTCAGCTGGTATTTTCAATGATGAAAAGCCAACTGGAAAGGAAGAACCATCATCTATGTTTGGCATGAAACTTGGCTCAATGTTTGGGAACTCTGACCCTCCAAAACCCGAATCCACCCCTCAGGTGGTCACAGCCCAACCTCAGTCTGAAAGTCCAAAACCTACGGATGAATTTTGTGAGCCAGAGTCTGAGAAACTTTCACCAGGTTCTGAAGAAACTGGAAGTGCAGATGCCAGTGATACAGAAGGACCAACAGACACTTCAAAAACAGGAAGCTGTGACACCTTAGCACAGTCGCCACAGTCTGGCCTCCCTTCTCACTCAGTTTCTTTAGCAGAAGATATGGATAAACCCCAGTTAAAGATCACGCCATGGGAGGTAGATAAGAGTGAAACACCTGACACCGTGCATGCAGATATGGGCACAGGGCAACCAAAGGACCTGTTGACAAAGGAAGCTGTGAAAAGGCTAGTACAATTTGTATGA